The Lycium ferocissimum isolate CSIRO_LF1 unplaced genomic scaffold, AGI_CSIRO_Lferr_CH_V1 ctg4291, whole genome shotgun sequence genome has a segment encoding these proteins:
- the LOC132044372 gene encoding uncharacterized protein LOC132044372 has product MLESCYKIQVSCLLINALTLVKEEEKVKEEKQKEGFKTITMTEKFSCWTKDLFEILMNENRWKGFTQSNARISKEVGGKFSIFDGSVTGSNVELQEGKLLVQKWRFGSWPDGIQSMSGMEAEEWYN; this is encoded by the exons ATGTTGGAAAGTTGTTACAAGATTCAGGTTAGTTGTCTCCTTATCAATGCGCTGACTCTGGtgaaggaggaggagaaggtgAAAGAGGAGAAGCAAAAGGAAGGGTTTAAGACAATAACAATGACGGAGAAATTTAGTTGTTGGACTAAAGATTTGTTTGAGATATTAATGAATGAGAATAGATGGAAGGGATTTACACAGAGTAATGCTAGGATAAGTAAGGAAGTGGGAGGTAAGTTTAGTATATTTGATGGATCGGTTACAGGGAGTAATGTGGAGTTGCAAGAAGGGAAGTTGCTTGTGCAGAAATGGAGGTTTGGTAGTTGGCCTGATGGTATACAGTCCATG AGTGGAATGGAAGCTGAAGAATGGTATAATTGA